From the genome of Nitrosomonas sp., one region includes:
- the recQ gene encoding DNA helicase RecQ: protein MSNALNILKEVFGYPAFRGQQAEIIEHLANGNDCLVLMPTGGGKSLCYQIPALMRKGVAIIVSPLIALMQNQVAALNEVGIQAAGLNSSLPFEEALIVEQKLLAGEYDLLYVAPERLLTKRFLNLIEKIPLGLFAIDEAHCVSQWGHDFRPEYCQLDILNSRFPSVPRIALTATADAVTRKEIIERLVLHEAKIFLSSFDRPNIHYQIVDKVNGKQQLLSFIQTEHPQEAGIVYCLSRKKAEDTAAWFNAHGVAALPYHAGMTPHQRLSNQEKFLREENVVMVATIAFGMGIDKPDVRFVAHLDMPKSIEGYYQETGRAGRDGQKASAWMAYGLNDVIQQRRMIEESMAQEQFKRVATGKLESMLALCETTTCRRTHLLDYFGEQAAFSSCGNCDVCLNPPSTWDATVEAQKALSCVYRTGQLFGAGHLIDVLHGNQTVRVKQWNHTQISTFGIGQDLPVKTWRAIFRQLIAQGLLTTNNEGYGSLCLTDASRAVLKGQQKVFLRQQPEQKQILIKKQPDEPQTLDPAAQQLLDQLRSWRAKTARTHGVPAYVIFHDATLRELVRVCPQTENELLQITGIGMHKLDRYGDNLIEILRSG, encoded by the coding sequence ATGTCGAATGCACTAAATATACTCAAAGAGGTTTTTGGTTATCCGGCGTTTCGCGGACAGCAGGCGGAGATCATTGAGCATCTTGCAAACGGTAACGATTGCCTGGTACTTATGCCAACAGGTGGCGGCAAGTCGCTTTGTTATCAAATACCCGCCTTAATGCGCAAAGGTGTCGCAATCATTGTTTCTCCTTTAATTGCTCTCATGCAAAACCAGGTTGCGGCACTCAATGAAGTTGGCATACAGGCTGCGGGACTTAATTCTTCTTTGCCATTCGAAGAAGCACTAATTGTTGAACAGAAATTACTCGCCGGCGAATACGACTTGCTTTATGTTGCGCCGGAACGTTTACTGACAAAACGTTTTCTTAATTTAATAGAAAAAATACCGCTGGGATTATTTGCGATTGATGAAGCGCATTGTGTTTCACAGTGGGGGCATGACTTTCGTCCCGAATACTGTCAGCTGGATATTCTTAACTCACGTTTTCCGAGTGTGCCTCGCATTGCATTGACAGCGACAGCTGACGCCGTTACACGAAAGGAAATCATTGAACGTTTGGTATTGCACGAAGCCAAAATTTTTCTATCCAGTTTTGACCGGCCTAATATTCACTACCAAATAGTGGACAAGGTAAACGGCAAACAGCAATTGCTTTCATTCATCCAAACAGAACATCCGCAGGAAGCCGGTATCGTTTATTGCCTGTCACGCAAAAAAGCAGAAGATACCGCCGCTTGGTTCAATGCGCACGGTGTCGCCGCACTTCCTTATCATGCGGGAATGACTCCGCATCAACGTTTATCGAATCAGGAAAAGTTTCTTCGCGAAGAAAACGTTGTCATGGTTGCAACAATCGCCTTTGGTATGGGAATTGATAAACCGGATGTACGTTTTGTCGCCCATCTTGACATGCCCAAAAGTATTGAGGGCTACTATCAGGAGACAGGCCGGGCTGGCCGTGACGGCCAAAAAGCGAGCGCCTGGATGGCTTATGGTTTGAATGATGTGATTCAGCAACGCCGCATGATCGAAGAATCGATGGCACAGGAACAATTTAAACGCGTTGCAACCGGAAAACTCGAGTCCATGCTGGCTTTATGCGAAACAACAACTTGCCGCCGTACTCATCTATTGGATTATTTTGGCGAGCAAGCGGCGTTTTCGTCATGTGGAAATTGCGATGTTTGTTTAAACCCGCCGAGTACCTGGGATGCAACCGTTGAAGCGCAGAAAGCATTGTCCTGTGTTTATCGTACCGGTCAGCTATTTGGCGCCGGACATTTGATCGATGTATTGCATGGAAATCAAACAGTGCGGGTCAAACAATGGAATCACACACAAATCAGCACATTTGGCATCGGACAAGATTTACCAGTTAAAACCTGGCGCGCAATTTTCAGACAGTTGATCGCACAGGGGTTACTGACTACGAACAACGAAGGTTACGGATCGCTTTGCCTTACCGATGCAAGCCGAGCCGTATTAAAGGGGCAACAAAAAGTTTTTCTTCGTCAGCAACCCGAGCAAAAACAAATTTTGATCAAGAAGCAACCAGATGAACCTCAAACACTTGACCCGGCTGCACAACAACTTCTGGACCAGTTACGCAGCTGGCGGGCAAAAACAGCCAGAACACATGGCGTGCCTGCGTATGTTATTTTCCACGATGCAACTTTGAGAGAATTAGTACGCGTCTGCCCACAAACAGAAAATGAATTGCTTCAGATAACGGGGATCGGCATGCACAAGCTGGATCGAT
- a CDS encoding DASS family sodium-coupled anion symporter — translation MVPFTQPKKIGLALGVSFLVTTIILPAPAEMSESAWRTSGVALLLAIWWATEVLPIPVTSLLPILLFPALGIMSMENSTAPYAAPAIFLLLGGFIVAKGLEKWNLHRRIALNILARVGSSPGGLIAGFMGATALISMWISNTASTLMMIPIAMSLASEMVKDEIGQHQKFILCLILGIAYSASIGGLGTIIGTPPNLFVVSFMKQNYDIDISFVKWMMFGVPVVIVMTTLAWWVLTKWAFSFDLHGEHISKTIIDEELKKLGKLTQPERRITYVFAFIAMAWILRVPVQEQFEIMLWLNDAMIAIGGAVLMFVIPAGQEVAQTPEKATALMDWESASRIPWGVLLLFGGGLSLAAAIKDTGLAAWIGDGLSGLPHLDLIVMMFVLVTLVIFLTELTSNTATTATLLPILGVLAVSSGIDPMLLFAPTALAASCAFMLPVATAPNAVVYSTGQVTISQMANAGLKLNLVAIVVVTALSSALIPWVFG, via the coding sequence ATGGTGCCATTCACTCAACCCAAAAAAATCGGTCTGGCCTTAGGTGTCAGTTTTTTGGTAACCACAATTATATTGCCTGCTCCCGCAGAAATGTCAGAATCTGCATGGCGCACATCCGGTGTAGCTTTATTACTGGCCATCTGGTGGGCTACTGAAGTTTTACCCATTCCGGTAACCTCGTTACTGCCAATTTTGTTGTTTCCCGCATTGGGCATCATGTCAATGGAGAATAGCACAGCGCCCTATGCGGCACCAGCGATTTTCTTGTTGCTTGGCGGCTTTATCGTTGCAAAAGGACTGGAAAAATGGAATTTACATCGACGCATTGCATTGAATATTCTGGCGCGCGTTGGCAGCAGTCCAGGCGGACTTATTGCGGGTTTTATGGGCGCCACTGCATTGATATCCATGTGGATTAGCAACACTGCCAGCACACTAATGATGATTCCGATTGCCATGTCCCTGGCGAGTGAAATGGTTAAAGACGAAATCGGGCAACACCAGAAATTTATCCTGTGTCTGATTTTAGGTATTGCTTATTCAGCGAGCATTGGTGGATTAGGCACCATTATCGGCACGCCGCCCAATTTATTTGTAGTCAGTTTCATGAAGCAGAATTATGATATCGATATCAGCTTTGTGAAGTGGATGATGTTTGGGGTGCCTGTTGTAATCGTGATGACGACTTTGGCCTGGTGGGTACTTACAAAATGGGCTTTCTCGTTTGACCTGCACGGCGAACATATTTCAAAGACAATAATCGATGAAGAACTCAAAAAACTCGGCAAATTGACTCAACCGGAAAGACGCATCACTTATGTTTTTGCATTCATTGCAATGGCCTGGATACTGCGTGTGCCGGTGCAAGAGCAATTTGAAATTATGCTATGGTTAAACGATGCCATGATTGCAATTGGCGGCGCTGTACTCATGTTTGTCATTCCTGCGGGACAAGAAGTAGCGCAAACGCCTGAAAAAGCAACGGCACTCATGGACTGGGAAAGCGCCAGCAGAATACCCTGGGGTGTACTCTTGTTATTTGGCGGCGGTTTAAGTCTGGCAGCCGCGATTAAGGATACCGGCCTGGCTGCCTGGATTGGCGACGGTTTGTCGGGACTGCCGCACTTGGATTTGATAGTGATGATGTTTGTATTGGTTACACTGGTGATTTTTTTGACTGAGTTGACCAGCAACACTGCAACAACCGCTACCTTGCTGCCTATTCTAGGAGTACTGGCTGTTTCCAGCGGCATCGATCCAATGTTGTTATTTGCGCCCACAGCCCTGGCAGCCAGTTGTGCCTTTATGCTGCCCGTGGCAACAGCGCCGAATGCGGTTGTATATTCAACAGGCCAGGTCACCATTTCCCAGATGGCCAATGCCGGTTTGAAGCTGAATCTTGTCGCGATTGTTGTGGTTACTGCATTATCATCTGCATTGATTCCCTGGGTGTTTGGATAG